GCGGCCCTTGTAGGTGGCGCCGAAACTCTGCGCGGCGTCTTCGATGACCGCCAGCTTGTGGGCGCTGGCGATGGCGTTGATCTCGTCCATCGCCGCGCATTGACCATAGAGACTGACCGGCATGATGGCGCGCGTGCGCGGCGTGATGGCCGCCTCGATTTTGGCCGGGTCGAGGTTGTAGGTACGGGGGTCGATGTCGACGAACACCGGCTTGGCGCCGATGAGCGCGATCATCTCGGCGGTGGCGATGAAGGTGAACGGCGAGGTGATGACTTCGTCGTCACGGCCGATGTCGAGCGCCATCATCGCGATCATCAGCGCTTCACTGCCGTTGGACACGCCGATGCAATGCTCGACCCCCACGTATGCGGCCAGGCGCTGCTCGAGCTCGGCAATTTCGGGGCCCATGATGTAGCGGCCGTGATCGAGCACGCGCTGGATGCGCTCGTCGATGGCGCCCTTCAGGTGCTGGTACTGGGTCTTGAGATCGATGAATTCCATCATTGCTCCATCGGTCGCGGCGGCTGGCCGTGACCGCGTTGACTTGTCGAGCGCGGCCTCAGGCCGCGCTTTCCACATGCACGCGCCCGGCGCGGAGCACGTAGCGCTCGCCGCTGTGGGGGCAGACGCATGCGCCGTCGCCGCTCTTCGGCAGATCCAGGCGTTCGCCGAAACGACTCATCCAGCCGAGCAGACGCCCCGGCACGCCGCCGATCAGGGCGAAATCCGGCACGTCCTCGCGCACCACCGCACCGGCGGCGATGAAGGCATAGGCGCCGACCGTCACCCCGCACACGATGGTGCAATTGGCACCGAGCGTGGCGCCACGCTTCACCAGGGTGTCGCGGTATTCGTCCTTGCGCGAGATCTCGGCGCGCGGATTGTAGACATTGGTGAACACCATGCTCGGCCCGCAGAACACGCCTTCTTCCAACGTGACGTTGTCGTAGACCGACACGTTGTTCTGGATCTTGCAGTTGTCGCCGATGCTGACGCGGTTGCCGACGTAGACGTTCTGTCCGAGTGAACAGTCGCGGCCGATGCGCGCGCCGGCGCTGACGTGCACCCAGTGCCAGATGCGCGTGCCTGCGCCTATGCGGGCGCCGTCATCGACGATGGCGGTGGCATGTACCGTGGAATCGCTCATGGCGGGCTCAGTACTCGAGCGGCAAGGACACGCGTCGGCCGTCGCGCGCCGAGGTGTAGATGGCAATCAGGGTTTCGAGTGAGCGCAGGCCTTCGCGCCCGTCGGTCTCGGGCCTGGCCTCGCCGCGGATGGTGCTGATGACGTTGTTGTAATAGACCGGGTGGCCGACGCCGTACACCGAAGTCGGGCTGTAGTTGGCGTCGGTGACGGCGGCATCGTCGTCCTCGGCCTCGGCGAATTCCCAATGCTTGATTTCGTTGACCGCCACGCCGCCCACCACCGCCGTGCCCTTCTCGCCCAGCACCGTGATCGAGCCTTCGAGATTGCGTGGATAGGTGAGCATGGTGACGTTGACCGAGCCCAGCGCGCCCGAGCGCCACTTGATGTTGGCCACGCCGGTGTCTTCGACCTCGATGTTGCGTTCGAGCGTCGCGGTATAGGCATGCACGCTTTCGATGGGACCGACCAGCCAGTCCAGGAGGTCGACGTAATGGCTGGCCTGGTTCATGAACGCGCCACCGTCGAATTCCCAGGTGCCGCGCCATTGCGCCTGGTCGTAGTAGTCCTGCGGGCGCGTCCAGAACACGTTGACGTTGACCATGTAGATGCGCCCGAAACGGCGCTGCACGAAGGCGCGCTTCAGGCGCTGCAGGGTCGGGTTCAAGCGATTCTGCTTGACCACGAACAGGTGCACGCCCTGCTCGTCGCAGGTCGCAACCATGCGCTTGCCGTCGGCGAGGCGCGTCGCCATCGGCTTCTCGGTCACCACGTGGCGACCGGCGCGGGCGATGTCCATGGCGTGCTGCGGATGCAGGCCGCTGGGCGTGCACAGCACTGCCACGTCGGCTTCGGAATGGGCCAGCAGATCGGGAATCGAGTAGTAACCCGGCACCCCGTGGCGGGCGCTGGCGGCCTGCGCCAGCTGCGGGTCGGTGTCGCACACCGCCACCAGTTCGGCGCGTTCGCGATGGGCGGCAAGCGCATCGAAATGGCGGTCGGAGATCCGCCCGCAGCCGACCACCGCGAAACGGATGCGACGGTCGTTGATGATGTACGGTGCTCGGTATTCCATAGTGCTGCTCACGTGGCGCCCAATCCGCTAGATATTGTGCCACGCGAGGCCTGCGAGGGCGACCTGTCGTGGCACCGGCCGTGGGGCGCTCAGGGTTGGGGGCGCTGGCGCACCTCGGCATGGCCCGACGGCGGGCGGCGCCCGGCCACCAGGGCCGCGATATCGGTTTCCAGCAGGCGCGCCACCGGACGGGTGGTATGCACCGCGTCCCAGAAGTTGCCGTCGTCGCGGGTCAGGGCCGAGACCTGCATGTAATCGAGCGTGCGCAGGTTCGGCAGATCGGCCAGCAAGGCCGCGCTGCGGCCTTTGCATTCGGCGATGTTGCTCGCCATGTTCTCGAGGTAATGGCGGTGCACCGGTGGGTAGATCAGCACGATGGCGGTGTCGGCCGGCACCGATTTCAGCAGGGCGTGCAGCCGCGGCAACCACGGGTACTGCCAGTCGGGGCGCGACAGGCTGGGCTCGGTATCGCTGCTGGCGTCACGCGCGCGGCGGCTGGCGTACAGGCGTTTGTGCACGGCCTTGGCGTCGTAACGGCCGAAGTCACGGGTGAAGTCGCGGTAGCCGTCCAGCCGGTACTTGGCCTCGCGTTTGCCACGCAGCAGTTCCAGCATGCGCACCGCGTCTTCCAGGGCCTTGTCGTTGAACAGGTACAAAAGGTCGTTCCACGGCTCATCGTCGTACATCCACTCCGGAAAGGCGCGGAAGGTGTAATTACCGGCGTCAGGGTCGCGGTTGCACCAGCTGCCATCGTTGCCCAGCACCACCAGTCGCGGGCGCGGATGATGGCGCAGGAACACTTCGAGAATGCGCGCCTGCTCGTAGGGCGTGGCGGAATTCATGGCGAGGTTGACGAAGCGCGCGCCGAGCTGGGCGTCGAGCTCACGCGGGTCGAGCAGGCGCATGGTCGAGGTGCCGATGACGGCGCTGTCGAAATCCTGCAGGCGGGCCAGGGCCGGGTAGGCGAAGCGCTGGTTGGTCGATACCGGCGCACGCGGCAGGGCCGGCGAGAACGGCACGTCCATGTAGGGGTCGAGCACCAGGATGAAGCCATAGGCCAGCGCGCCCAGCAGCGCCGAGCCCCACAGCAACACGCGAATGTAGCGCGACCAGGCCATCTCAGAATTGGAAGTAGATGAATTCGATGCCGCGGCCCTGGCCGACGCGCAACACCGTCACCAGCAGCACCAGCGCCAAGGGCAGGGCCATGAGCGGACGGTAGGGCCACGCGCGGCGCGACAGTTCCAGGTTGGTCGGACCGAAGATGGCCAGCGCCGCCGCCAGCGCGAGCAAGGGCCAGCCGTCGTCGTCCGCCGCCCCGCTGCCGCCCTGCCCGGCCATGGCGGACAGCACGCGCGCGGCGACCTGGAAATCATCGGCACGAAACAGCACCCAGCCGGCCACCACGAACAACATGGTCAAGGCCCAGGCCAGCGGCGCCGGCAGGCTGATACCGCGCCCCATCCACCAGCGGTTGCAGCACACCGCCACGCCGTGCAGTCCGCCCCAGGCAATGAAGGTCCAGCCGGCACCGTGCCACAGGCCGCACAACAACATGGTGCCGAGCGACGCGGCGTAGGCGCGCACCGCGCCGGCGCGGCTGCCGCCCAGGGGAATGTAGAGATAGTCGCGCAGGAAACGCGACAGCGTCATGTGCCAGCGCCGCCAGAATTCGCGAATGCTCTGCGCGCGATACGGCGCGTCGAAGTTGATGGGCAGAGTCAGGCCGAACATGCCGGCAAGGCCGAGCGCCATGTCCGAGTAGCCCGAAAAATCGAAATAAAGCTGCAACGAATAGGCGAGCGCCGCCTGCCAGGCCAGCGCCACGCCGGGCGCGGCGGCGGCGAAACCGCCATCCGCGTAGGGCGCGAGCTGGTCGGCCAGCCACACTTTCTTGATGAGGCCGAGCACGAACAGCAACAGGCCACGGGCCACCAGCTCACGATCGATGTGGCGCGCCACCAGCGCCGC
The Pseudomonadota bacterium DNA segment above includes these coding regions:
- a CDS encoding N-acetyltransferase produces the protein MSDSTVHATAIVDDGARIGAGTRIWHWVHVSAGARIGRDCSLGQNVYVGNRVSIGDNCKIQNNVSVYDNVTLEEGVFCGPSMVFTNVYNPRAEISRKDEYRDTLVKRGATLGANCTIVCGVTVGAYAFIAAGAVVREDVPDFALIGGVPGRLLGWMSRFGERLDLPKSGDGACVCPHSGERYVLRAGRVHVESAA
- a CDS encoding Gfo/Idh/MocA family oxidoreductase; protein product: MEYRAPYIINDRRIRFAVVGCGRISDRHFDALAAHRERAELVAVCDTDPQLAQAASARHGVPGYYSIPDLLAHSEADVAVLCTPSGLHPQHAMDIARAGRHVVTEKPMATRLADGKRMVATCDEQGVHLFVVKQNRLNPTLQRLKRAFVQRRFGRIYMVNVNVFWTRPQDYYDQAQWRGTWEFDGGAFMNQASHYVDLLDWLVGPIESVHAYTATLERNIEVEDTGVANIKWRSGALGSVNVTMLTYPRNLEGSITVLGEKGTAVVGGVAVNEIKHWEFAEAEDDDAAVTDANYSPTSVYGVGHPVYYNNVISTIRGEARPETDGREGLRSLETLIAIYTSARDGRRVSLPLEY
- a CDS encoding MBOAT family protein, producing MLFTTQLFLLVFLPLTALAYHLAATARARLWVLLISSLVFYSWWDVRFLPLLMFTGVVNWSIAQAFRRAPRDGLIWGGVAFNLGVLAVFKYTNFLAASVLELFGEPFTPWPIVLPLGVSFFTFQQVSYLLDVRRGQAAEYDFLDFACYVCFFPHLIAGPIIRHHELIPQFAALVARHIDRELVARGLLLFVLGLIKKVWLADQLAPYADGGFAAAAPGVALAWQAALAYSLQLYFDFSGYSDMALGLAGMFGLTLPINFDAPYRAQSIREFWRRWHMTLSRFLRDYLYIPLGGSRAGAVRAYAASLGTMLLCGLWHGAGWTFIAWGGLHGVAVCCNRWWMGRGISLPAPLAWALTMLFVVAGWVLFRADDFQVAARVLSAMAGQGGSGAADDDGWPLLALAAALAIFGPTNLELSRRAWPYRPLMALPLALVLLVTVLRVGQGRGIEFIYFQF